A section of the Microbacterium forte genome encodes:
- a CDS encoding sulfite exporter TauE/SafE family protein, protein MTVLEFTLLGAVILAAACMQGSIGFGMGMLAAPFIALIDATLLPVLVIMLAMVVTLIVVVMDRAALDLRGAGWALAGRVPGTVVGAGLVAVMSTTALSWAVAGVVLLGVVMSLRGWHPRVTRTTQAVAGALSGLMGTTTSVGGTPMAIIWQGSEGPRLRGTMSAFFLVGSSLSLVALFLWGAVPAHALATAAWMAPFAVGGVVLSRFVNRFLNRRRTRAIALGASALGAVTLIVTRLVEMF, encoded by the coding sequence GTGACGGTCCTCGAGTTCACGCTGCTGGGTGCGGTGATCCTCGCCGCCGCCTGCATGCAGGGCTCGATCGGATTCGGCATGGGCATGCTGGCTGCCCCATTCATCGCCCTCATAGACGCCACGCTGCTGCCGGTGCTCGTGATCATGCTGGCGATGGTCGTGACGCTGATCGTGGTGGTGATGGATCGCGCAGCGCTCGACCTGCGAGGCGCCGGCTGGGCGCTGGCAGGCCGCGTGCCGGGAACCGTCGTCGGAGCGGGGCTCGTCGCCGTCATGTCGACGACCGCGCTGTCATGGGCGGTCGCCGGCGTCGTGCTGCTGGGCGTCGTCATGTCGCTGCGCGGCTGGCACCCGCGGGTGACCAGGACGACCCAGGCGGTGGCGGGGGCGCTGTCGGGCCTCATGGGAACGACGACGTCTGTGGGCGGCACACCGATGGCGATCATCTGGCAGGGGTCAGAGGGGCCGCGGTTGCGCGGCACGATGTCGGCGTTCTTCCTCGTCGGGTCGTCGCTGTCGCTCGTGGCCCTGTTCCTGTGGGGCGCGGTCCCCGCGCATGCGCTCGCCACCGCCGCCTGGATGGCGCCGTTCGCCGTGGGCGGCGTGGTGCTGTCGCGGTTCGTGAACAGGTTCCTCAATCGGCGGCGCACGCGCGCGATCGCCCTCGGGGCGTCCGCTCTGGGCGCCGTGACGCTGATCGTCACCCGCCTGGTCGAGATGTTCTGA
- a CDS encoding 5-dehydro-4-deoxyglucarate dehydratase: protein MARFTPTELADHLREGLLSFPATAFTPELEFDEKRYREHVEWQASFGVAGLFAAGGTGEGFSLDAAESAAVVRAAVQSSRPEVPVLASAGGWTRHAIANARAAEEAGAEGILVLPPYLTECDQAGLVEHVSAIAAATKLAIIVYNRGNAIYSAETMAILAERHENVVGFKDATGDIEHLASVYVRNGERLFYLGGLPTAETYALPLLQMGMSTYSSAMFNFVPEFALEFYRDVRAQDRAAVTEKLGRFVLPYIAIRNRGKGFGVSIVKAGLRLTGHGVGPVRPPLHDLSAQDDADLAQLLERAGLLAAVPV from the coding sequence GTGGCACGATTCACGCCCACCGAGCTGGCCGACCACCTTCGCGAAGGTCTTCTCTCGTTCCCCGCGACGGCGTTCACGCCGGAGCTCGAATTCGACGAGAAGCGCTACCGCGAGCACGTGGAATGGCAGGCGAGCTTCGGGGTGGCTGGTCTCTTCGCCGCCGGTGGCACCGGCGAGGGGTTCAGTCTCGATGCGGCCGAGTCCGCAGCAGTCGTCCGCGCGGCCGTGCAGTCGTCGCGACCCGAGGTTCCGGTGCTCGCCTCGGCCGGCGGCTGGACCCGGCACGCGATCGCGAACGCCCGGGCGGCCGAGGAGGCCGGCGCGGAGGGGATCCTCGTGCTGCCCCCCTACCTCACCGAGTGCGACCAGGCGGGTCTCGTCGAGCACGTCTCGGCGATCGCCGCGGCGACGAAGCTCGCGATCATCGTCTACAACCGCGGCAACGCCATCTACTCGGCCGAGACGATGGCGATCCTCGCCGAACGGCACGAGAACGTCGTGGGGTTCAAGGACGCCACGGGCGACATCGAGCACCTGGCATCGGTCTACGTGCGCAACGGCGAGCGCCTGTTCTACCTGGGCGGTCTGCCCACCGCAGAGACCTACGCGCTGCCGCTGCTGCAGATGGGCATGAGCACGTACTCGTCGGCGATGTTCAACTTCGTCCCCGAGTTCGCGCTCGAGTTCTACCGCGATGTGCGCGCTCAGGACCGGGCCGCGGTGACCGAGAAGCTGGGGCGCTTCGTGCTGCCGTACATCGCGATCCGCAATCGAGGGAAGGGATTCGGCGTCTCGATCGTCAAGGCGGGTCTCCGTCTGACCGGACACGGCGTCGGCCCCGTGCGCCCGCCGCTGCACGACCTGTCGGCGCAGGACGACGCCGATCTGGCGCAGCTTCTCGAGCGCGCCGGCCTGCTCGCCGCCGTTCCAGTCTGA
- a CDS encoding glucarate dehydratase family protein — MSEELLLSVPAATRLAENAVRSVRITPVAFHDPPLLNTVGVHEPLALRAIVQVTTESGVVGLGETYGDSAHLQRLRVAADAVLGCDVFATNDLRARVERSVAGDGIRGGHGMSGMVTGTSTGDRVLSPFDVATVDIRGKLLGVPASELLGGRVRDAVPFSGYLFYKWAGHPGGSVDEWGEALTPEGIVAQARRIVDAYGFTALKLKAGVFAPDDEIAAILALREEFPDHPLRIDPNGAWTVQTSLRVADALKDVLEYLEDPTPGLAGMAEVRRHTDLPLATNMCVVAFSHIPEAVRLGAIDIVLSDHHFWGGLERSRLLAGFAETLGWGLSMHSNSHLGISLAAMTHLAAATPGVGYACDTHWPWKREDEDVIAPGALSFVDGSLAVPTAPGLGVDLDPEALARLHRQYLDGGIRERDDTGYMQRVDPGYVLESPRW, encoded by the coding sequence ATGTCCGAAGAGCTCCTGCTGTCTGTCCCTGCTGCCACGCGGCTGGCCGAGAACGCGGTGCGGTCCGTCCGCATCACGCCCGTGGCCTTCCACGACCCGCCCTTGCTCAACACCGTCGGCGTGCATGAGCCCCTGGCGCTGCGCGCCATCGTTCAGGTGACCACCGAGTCGGGGGTCGTTGGGCTCGGCGAGACCTATGGCGACAGCGCGCACCTGCAGCGGCTGAGGGTCGCCGCCGACGCGGTGCTGGGATGCGACGTGTTCGCGACCAATGATCTGCGCGCGCGGGTCGAACGCAGCGTGGCCGGCGACGGCATCCGTGGTGGGCATGGCATGTCGGGCATGGTCACGGGCACCAGCACGGGCGACCGGGTGCTCTCGCCGTTCGATGTCGCCACCGTCGACATCCGCGGAAAGCTGCTCGGGGTGCCGGCCAGCGAGCTGCTGGGCGGGCGCGTGCGCGATGCCGTGCCGTTCAGCGGCTACCTCTTCTACAAGTGGGCGGGTCATCCGGGAGGGTCCGTCGACGAGTGGGGCGAAGCCCTCACGCCCGAGGGGATCGTCGCGCAGGCGCGGCGCATCGTCGACGCCTACGGCTTCACCGCGCTCAAGCTCAAGGCCGGGGTCTTCGCGCCCGACGACGAGATCGCGGCGATCCTGGCGCTGCGCGAGGAGTTTCCCGATCACCCGCTGCGCATCGATCCGAACGGCGCCTGGACCGTCCAGACCTCGCTGCGGGTCGCCGACGCGCTGAAGGACGTGCTCGAGTACCTCGAAGACCCCACCCCGGGCCTTGCGGGCATGGCCGAGGTGCGCCGCCACACGGATCTGCCGCTCGCGACCAACATGTGCGTGGTGGCGTTCTCGCACATTCCCGAGGCGGTGCGCCTCGGCGCGATCGACATCGTGCTCTCCGACCACCACTTCTGGGGTGGCCTCGAGCGTTCACGCCTGCTCGCCGGGTTCGCCGAGACTCTCGGGTGGGGGCTCTCGATGCACTCGAACTCGCACCTCGGCATCAGCCTCGCCGCGATGACCCACCTGGCCGCGGCCACTCCCGGCGTCGGATACGCATGCGACACGCACTGGCCGTGGAAGCGCGAGGACGAGGACGTCATCGCGCCGGGCGCACTGAGCTTCGTCGACGGGTCGCTGGCGGTGCCGACCGCACCGGGCCTCGGCGTCGACCTCGACCCCGAGGCGCTGGCGCGGCTGCATCGGCAGTACCTCGACGGCGGCATCCGCGAGCGCGACGACACCGGCTACATGCAGCGGGTCGACCCCGGATACGTGCTGGAAAGTCCCCGCTGGTGA
- a CDS encoding aldehyde dehydrogenase (NADP(+)), which translates to MTTAILTGHSSIAGRSVPGTGTALYAIAPATDEQLEPPYSQIDVEQLRAATAAAAEAFTSFSRLAPEAHAAFLESIADEIDAIGDTLIARAMQETGLPQARLLGERARTTGQLRLFADVVRAGEHRGVRIDPAQPDRTPLPRVDIRQRKIALGPVAVFGASNFPLAFSTAGGDTASALAAGCPVVFKAHSSHPGTSELVASAIARAIDAHGLHPGVFSHIFGPGRSVGQALVADPDIHAVGFTGSREGGLALVRTAQARPVPIPVYAEMSSVNPVFILPGALHGDVEALAAGYVQSATGSSGQLCTQPGVVFVPRGAEGEAFLRAVSESLRAATGQTMLSPSIAHAWRDGVATRDENAEVLARGTDGEGPHAPAPVIHAAELSSFEENPVLNEEIFGAASLVVRYGDAAELVEAASRLEGQLTATLQLSADDHELAAALLPVLERKVGRILANGWPTGVEVGHAMVHGGPFPATSDSRTTSVGSLAIERFLRPVAYQNIPDGLLPEVLRDANPWHVSRLVDGRREVSA; encoded by the coding sequence ATGACCACCGCCATCCTCACCGGGCATTCGTCGATCGCCGGACGTTCGGTGCCCGGCACCGGCACCGCGCTGTACGCCATCGCCCCGGCCACCGACGAGCAGCTCGAACCCCCCTACTCGCAGATCGACGTCGAGCAGCTCCGCGCGGCGACCGCCGCCGCGGCCGAGGCCTTCACGTCGTTCTCCCGACTCGCCCCCGAGGCTCACGCGGCGTTCCTCGAATCGATCGCCGACGAGATCGACGCGATCGGCGACACGCTGATCGCGCGGGCGATGCAGGAGACCGGGTTGCCGCAGGCGCGACTCCTCGGTGAGCGTGCTCGGACCACCGGGCAGCTGCGGCTGTTCGCCGACGTCGTGCGTGCCGGAGAGCACCGCGGCGTGCGGATCGACCCGGCGCAGCCGGACCGCACACCTCTTCCGCGTGTCGACATCCGCCAGCGCAAGATCGCGCTCGGGCCGGTGGCCGTGTTCGGGGCATCGAACTTCCCGCTCGCGTTCTCGACTGCCGGGGGAGACACCGCATCCGCGTTGGCCGCCGGGTGCCCGGTCGTGTTCAAGGCGCACAGCTCGCATCCCGGCACGAGCGAGCTCGTCGCATCGGCGATCGCACGCGCCATCGACGCGCACGGACTGCACCCCGGAGTGTTCTCGCACATCTTCGGTCCCGGACGCAGCGTCGGGCAGGCGCTCGTCGCCGACCCCGACATCCACGCCGTCGGGTTCACCGGATCACGCGAGGGCGGTCTCGCGCTCGTGCGCACGGCACAGGCGCGGCCGGTGCCGATTCCCGTCTACGCCGAGATGAGCTCGGTCAACCCGGTGTTCATCCTGCCGGGGGCCCTGCACGGCGACGTCGAGGCGCTCGCCGCGGGGTACGTGCAGAGTGCGACGGGGTCGAGCGGGCAGCTGTGCACGCAGCCCGGTGTCGTCTTCGTCCCTCGTGGCGCCGAGGGCGAGGCGTTCCTGCGGGCCGTGTCGGAATCCCTGCGTGCGGCCACAGGGCAGACCATGCTCTCGCCGAGCATCGCGCACGCGTGGCGCGACGGCGTCGCGACCAGAGACGAGAACGCCGAGGTGCTCGCGCGGGGAACCGACGGCGAGGGGCCGCACGCTCCGGCGCCGGTGATCCACGCCGCCGAGCTCTCGTCGTTCGAAGAGAATCCCGTGCTGAACGAGGAGATCTTCGGGGCCGCGTCCCTGGTGGTGCGCTACGGCGACGCCGCCGAGCTGGTGGAGGCCGCCTCACGGCTCGAGGGTCAGCTGACCGCCACGCTGCAGCTGAGCGCCGACGATCACGAACTCGCCGCCGCGCTCCTTCCGGTGCTCGAGCGCAAAGTCGGGCGCATCCTCGCGAACGGATGGCCCACCGGGGTCGAGGTCGGGCACGCGATGGTGCACGGGGGCCCGTTCCCCGCCACCAGCGACTCGCGCACGACGAGCGTCGGAAGCCTCGCGATCGAGCGCTTCCTGCGCCCGGTGGCGTATCAGAACATCCCCGACGGGCTGCTGCCCGAGGTGCTGCGCGACGCCAACCCCTGGCACGTGTCGCGTCTCGTCGACGGGCGGCGCGAGGTGTCGGCATGA
- a CDS encoding ABC transporter permease: protein MWTYLRKRILQSALPLIAVVLGVFVLARLTGDPSQLYLPLNATDQMREDFAARNGFDQPLWKQMGDYFLGVLQLDFGQSLRTGEPAAEMALRAFPATLQLAAVTMVLAIVIAVALGSWASLKPNGIADRIVSFFSMTAASVPDFWVAILGIWIFAITLGWLPTSGTDGALVWILPVATLMLRPVGVLAQVVRGSMVTVLGQPYIQVARSRGAGQMHIVSKHALRNAAAPALTVAGDLTVGLINGAVVVESIFGWPGIGKLMIDSILQRDFAVLQAAVLITALAIFALNIIIDLGYALLDPRVRPTSGSRARRRGPGALSDTKAEVLTNV, encoded by the coding sequence ATGTGGACCTACCTGAGAAAACGAATCCTGCAGAGCGCGCTGCCGCTGATCGCAGTCGTCCTGGGTGTCTTCGTGCTCGCCCGCCTCACCGGCGATCCGTCGCAGCTGTACCTGCCGCTGAACGCGACCGATCAGATGCGCGAGGACTTCGCGGCCCGCAACGGCTTCGACCAGCCGCTGTGGAAGCAGATGGGCGACTACTTCCTCGGCGTCCTGCAGCTCGACTTCGGTCAGTCGCTGCGCACCGGTGAACCCGCAGCCGAGATGGCGCTGCGCGCCTTCCCCGCCACCCTGCAGCTCGCCGCGGTCACGATGGTCCTGGCGATCGTCATCGCCGTGGCGCTCGGCAGCTGGGCGTCGCTGAAGCCGAACGGCATCGCCGACCGCATCGTGAGCTTCTTCTCGATGACGGCGGCGAGCGTGCCCGACTTCTGGGTGGCCATCCTCGGCATCTGGATCTTCGCGATCACGCTGGGCTGGCTGCCGACCTCCGGCACCGACGGAGCGCTCGTCTGGATCCTCCCGGTCGCGACGCTCATGCTGCGTCCGGTCGGAGTGCTCGCCCAGGTCGTGCGCGGGTCGATGGTGACGGTGCTGGGTCAGCCCTACATCCAGGTCGCCCGCAGCCGCGGTGCAGGGCAGATGCACATCGTCTCGAAGCATGCGCTGCGCAACGCCGCAGCCCCCGCCCTCACCGTGGCAGGCGACCTGACCGTCGGCCTCATCAACGGCGCCGTGGTCGTCGAGTCGATCTTCGGCTGGCCCGGCATCGGCAAGCTCATGATCGACTCGATCCTGCAGCGCGACTTCGCGGTGCTGCAGGCCGCGGTGCTGATCACAGCACTGGCGATCTTCGCTTTGAACATCATCATCGACCTCGGTTATGCACTGCTCGACCCGCGAGTCAGGCCGACGTCCGGCTCTCGCGCCCGTCGTCGCGGCCCGGGGGCGCTCTCCGACACGAAGGCAGAGGTGCTGACGAATGTCTGA
- a CDS encoding 2-hydroxyacid dehydrogenase, whose protein sequence is MTNSPETSAPFAPGSVAQAGPLLDSLERTLQDEYSVVRLPDDLVALDPTDAAKVRAVVTSGRNGVPSELMAALPNLEIVTNFGVGYDTTDVAQAVARGIRVTHTPDVLTDCVADTALGLMLDVFRRFGASERFLRDGAWESGGFPLTRRFSGSTVGVLGLGRIGQAIARRAAAFDTTILYTTRRPVEGVPWEHVASAVDLARRSDVVVIAVPGGAATENLVDAEVIDALGPDAFLVNIARGSVVDEDALIAALEDGRIAGAGLDVFAHEPYVPTRLIRDDVTLLPHVGSGTHETRIDMRDLTLANLRAHLDGRPLPTPVAEMSAL, encoded by the coding sequence ATGACCAACTCTCCCGAAACCTCCGCTCCGTTCGCTCCCGGCTCCGTCGCTCAGGCGGGGCCGCTGCTCGATTCTCTCGAGCGGACGCTGCAGGACGAGTACTCCGTGGTGCGCCTGCCCGACGACCTCGTAGCCCTCGACCCGACGGATGCCGCGAAGGTGCGCGCCGTCGTCACGAGCGGTCGCAACGGCGTTCCCTCCGAGCTGATGGCCGCCCTCCCGAACCTCGAGATCGTGACCAACTTCGGCGTCGGATACGACACGACGGATGTCGCCCAGGCGGTCGCCCGCGGCATCCGGGTGACCCACACGCCCGACGTGCTCACCGACTGCGTCGCCGACACGGCGCTCGGGCTCATGCTCGATGTCTTCCGCCGGTTCGGCGCCTCCGAGCGGTTCCTGCGCGACGGCGCGTGGGAGTCGGGAGGGTTTCCGCTCACGCGTCGTTTCTCGGGCAGCACGGTCGGCGTGCTCGGCCTCGGCCGCATCGGGCAGGCGATCGCCAGACGCGCCGCCGCCTTCGACACGACGATCCTGTACACGACCCGACGTCCTGTCGAGGGCGTGCCGTGGGAGCACGTGGCATCGGCCGTCGACCTCGCGCGCCGATCGGACGTCGTGGTCATCGCGGTTCCCGGTGGGGCGGCGACCGAGAACCTCGTGGATGCCGAGGTGATCGACGCGCTTGGACCCGACGCCTTCCTGGTGAACATCGCACGCGGCTCGGTCGTCGATGAGGATGCACTGATCGCCGCTCTCGAGGACGGTCGGATCGCGGGAGCCGGCCTCGACGTGTTCGCGCATGAGCCGTACGTGCCCACGCGGCTCATCCGCGATGACGTCACGCTGCTGCCCCACGTCGGCAGCGGCACGCACGAGACCAGGATCGACATGCGAGACCTCACACTCGCGAACCTGCGGGCCCACCTCGACGGTCGGCCGCTGCCGACACCGGTGGCGGAGATGTCGGCACTCTGA
- a CDS encoding ABC transporter permease, translating into MSDNNASTVTVLTQKARGARSSGRANLWQLLWKDKVAASAAIILAFIVLTAIVGPPLFGEIAQRQDLGARNMPPFSFQLGWEYALGSDSLGRSLLARIITAAGTTLGVAAAAVVVSAIVGSIWGMWAGFHRGWRESVSMRIADVIMSFPSLLLAVVILYVFNPSAANIVLVLAITRIPLYLRTARADAAELRSRMFVDAATNFGATNRAIVFRHIVPNVLPTLVTLATLEFCYVMLAESSLSFLGIGIQPPDVSWGLMVSQGRQYLAEAWWQSVLPGLAIVITTVCANVLAAWLRLATDPGQRWRLQSKKRRRVIGSIAARS; encoded by the coding sequence ATGTCTGACAACAACGCATCGACAGTCACCGTCCTCACTCAGAAGGCGCGCGGAGCACGGTCGTCCGGCCGCGCCAACCTCTGGCAGCTGCTGTGGAAGGACAAGGTCGCCGCATCCGCCGCCATCATCCTCGCGTTCATCGTGCTCACCGCGATCGTCGGTCCCCCGCTGTTCGGCGAGATCGCGCAGCGGCAGGATCTCGGGGCGCGCAACATGCCGCCGTTCAGCTTCCAGCTCGGCTGGGAGTACGCACTCGGCAGTGACTCGCTGGGACGCAGCCTGCTCGCCCGCATCATCACCGCGGCAGGCACCACCCTGGGTGTCGCCGCCGCGGCCGTGGTCGTCTCCGCGATCGTCGGATCGATCTGGGGCATGTGGGCCGGATTCCACCGCGGATGGCGCGAGTCGGTGTCGATGCGCATCGCCGACGTCATCATGAGCTTCCCCTCGCTGCTGCTCGCCGTCGTTATCCTCTACGTCTTCAACCCGAGCGCGGCGAACATCGTGCTCGTGCTCGCGATCACACGCATCCCTCTCTACCTGCGCACCGCGCGAGCGGATGCCGCCGAGCTGCGCTCCCGGATGTTCGTCGATGCCGCGACGAACTTCGGAGCCACGAACCGCGCCATCGTCTTCCGGCACATCGTCCCGAACGTGCTGCCGACTCTCGTCACGCTCGCCACGCTCGAGTTCTGCTACGTGATGCTGGCCGAGTCGTCGCTGAGCTTCCTCGGCATCGGCATCCAGCCGCCCGACGTCAGTTGGGGCCTCATGGTCTCGCAGGGGCGCCAGTACCTCGCCGAGGCGTGGTGGCAGTCGGTGCTCCCGGGTCTTGCGATCGTGATCACCACGGTCTGCGCCAACGTGCTGGCCGCGTGGCTGCGTCTTGCGACGGACCCTGGCCAGCGCTGGCGCCTGCAGAGCAAGAAGCGTCGTCGTGTGATCGGCTCGATCGCCGCGCGCAGCTGA
- a CDS encoding ABC transporter substrate-binding protein, with translation MKLSSPRRRGTRAAAVTAGIASIALLASCSVANSESEGGGEGGTGDTLRVVLTQEPPTLEACDANLTSTGVVVRSTVTEPLVERNPSTGELEPLLATEWEQTGDTEWTFTVRDDVTFQDGTPFDAEAAAYSIDRAVNGDLGCNVEGYIFGDDDLEVEATDATTLTVTTPSPDPILPLKLSFIEIVSPETSNTEFVREPVGTGPYAIGEWQAGTKLTLERNDDYWGDAPQFADVEYQWRSEGTVRAAMITSGEADIALGLSAEDGIGDLGVSYPNNETIALRFSGQTAPLDDIRIRQAINYAIDREGIVSSLYPDGDKVAAQLIPEGIVGFNADLEPWEYDPEKAKALVEEAAADGVAVDTKILMPVRTAQFPKVSELGEVLREQLAAAGLNVELRMVDTTQHLQYQLSPFVTNEGPISMLIQHGNQAGDAQFTVEQYMLTGGAQAEFGDPALDELITTARTLTGDERQAAYEEVFAYERENVVALAPIAHQTVMLGLADRVTYEPNSSTGDELRIKEVSLAG, from the coding sequence ATGAAGCTTTCTTCCCCCCGACGCAGAGGCACCCGGGCAGCCGCGGTCACTGCCGGAATCGCATCGATCGCACTGCTGGCTTCGTGCTCCGTCGCCAACTCGGAGTCGGAAGGCGGCGGCGAGGGCGGCACGGGCGACACCCTCCGTGTCGTGCTCACGCAGGAGCCCCCGACCCTCGAGGCGTGCGACGCCAACCTCACCTCCACCGGCGTCGTCGTGCGCAGCACGGTCACCGAGCCGCTGGTCGAGCGCAACCCCTCGACGGGCGAGCTCGAACCGCTGCTGGCCACCGAGTGGGAGCAGACCGGCGACACGGAGTGGACGTTCACCGTCCGCGATGACGTCACCTTCCAGGACGGCACGCCGTTCGATGCCGAGGCAGCCGCCTACTCCATCGATCGCGCCGTGAACGGCGACCTCGGCTGCAACGTCGAGGGCTACATCTTCGGCGACGACGACCTCGAGGTCGAGGCGACCGACGCCACCACGCTCACGGTCACCACCCCGAGCCCCGACCCGATCCTCCCCCTGAAGCTGTCGTTCATCGAGATCGTCTCGCCCGAGACCTCGAACACGGAGTTCGTGCGCGAGCCGGTCGGCACCGGTCCCTACGCGATCGGCGAGTGGCAGGCCGGCACGAAGCTGACGCTCGAGCGCAACGACGACTACTGGGGCGACGCCCCGCAGTTCGCCGACGTCGAGTACCAGTGGCGCTCCGAGGGCACCGTCCGTGCCGCGATGATCACCAGCGGCGAAGCCGACATCGCCCTCGGCCTCAGTGCCGAGGACGGCATCGGAGACCTGGGCGTGAGCTACCCGAACAACGAGACGATCGCCCTGCGCTTCTCGGGCCAGACGGCTCCGCTCGACGACATCCGCATCCGTCAGGCGATCAACTACGCCATCGATCGCGAGGGCATCGTCTCGTCGCTCTACCCCGATGGCGACAAGGTGGCCGCGCAGCTGATCCCCGAGGGCATCGTCGGATTCAACGCCGACCTCGAGCCGTGGGAGTACGACCCCGAGAAGGCGAAGGCCCTGGTCGAGGAGGCTGCGGCCGACGGCGTCGCAGTCGACACGAAGATCCTCATGCCTGTGCGCACCGCGCAGTTCCCGAAGGTCAGCGAACTCGGCGAGGTGCTGCGCGAGCAGCTGGCGGCCGCAGGGCTGAACGTCGAGCTGCGCATGGTCGACACCACTCAGCACCTGCAGTACCAGCTGAGTCCGTTCGTCACGAACGAGGGTCCGATCTCGATGCTCATCCAGCACGGCAACCAGGCAGGTGACGCGCAGTTCACGGTCGAGCAGTACATGCTCACGGGCGGCGCACAGGCCGAGTTCGGCGACCCGGCCCTGGACGAGCTCATCACCACCGCGCGGACCCTCACCGGCGACGAGCGCCAGGCCGCATACGAAGAGGTGTTCGCCTACGAGCGCGAGAACGTGGTGGCCCTGGCCCCGATCGCGCACCAGACGGTCATGCTCGGTCTCGCCGACCGGGTGACCTACGAGCCCAACTCGTCGACCGGCGACGAGCTGCGCATCAAGGAGGTCTCGCTCGCGGGCTGA
- a CDS encoding 2-hydroxyacid dehydrogenase, with the protein MSAASRPLRIAVTDAIMSAFADDLRRTERPHEWVFADPGVPGSARAAIDGADVVICSRLTTDDMAGADHVRLVHATGAGVDRIDAEAVPDGVPLCNTGHHGPAIAEHVIMTALMLRRRALEADAEMRRGEWRTIATVPGSPPAGVPYNRSLAGSTLGLIGYGEIGRSVAHLAKAFGMRVVALRRHPDAGGPGSELLDRVYGDEQLHPMLRESDVVVVTAPLTESTRGMIDADALVQLHADALIVNVARGALIDEDALYAALAEGRIGGAAIDVWWDAPQGTEAPPVVQRFAALDRVVLTPHHSGHASEVFTARAADIARNIDLLDAGLPLERQVR; encoded by the coding sequence GTGAGCGCGGCGAGCCGTCCGTTGCGCATCGCGGTCACCGACGCGATCATGTCGGCGTTCGCCGACGATCTGCGCCGCACCGAGCGGCCGCACGAGTGGGTGTTCGCGGATCCTGGCGTGCCTGGCTCCGCGCGCGCCGCGATCGACGGTGCCGACGTGGTGATCTGCTCGCGGCTCACGACCGACGACATGGCCGGTGCCGATCACGTGCGGCTCGTGCACGCGACGGGTGCCGGAGTCGACCGGATCGATGCCGAAGCCGTGCCCGATGGTGTGCCGCTGTGCAACACCGGTCATCACGGCCCCGCGATCGCCGAGCACGTGATCATGACGGCGCTCATGCTGCGCCGTCGAGCGCTCGAGGCCGACGCCGAGATGCGCCGGGGAGAGTGGCGCACGATCGCCACCGTGCCGGGTTCTCCTCCGGCGGGCGTGCCGTACAACCGATCGCTCGCCGGCAGCACCCTGGGGCTCATCGGCTATGGCGAGATCGGCCGCTCCGTCGCCCACCTCGCGAAGGCGTTCGGAATGCGCGTGGTCGCCCTGCGCCGGCATCCGGACGCGGGCGGACCCGGCAGCGAGCTGCTCGACCGCGTGTACGGCGACGAGCAGCTGCATCCGATGCTGCGCGAGAGCGATGTGGTCGTGGTCACCGCACCCCTCACCGAGAGCACGCGCGGGATGATCGATGCCGACGCGCTCGTGCAGCTGCACGCCGACGCACTGATCGTCAACGTCGCCCGTGGCGCGCTCATCGACGAGGACGCCCTGTACGCAGCCCTCGCCGAGGGGCGCATCGGAGGGGCGGCGATCGACGTGTGGTGGGATGCACCGCAGGGCACCGAGGCGCCTCCTGTCGTGCAGAGGTTCGCCGCGCTCGACCGGGTGGTGCTGACCCCGCACCACTCGGGTCACGCCAGCGAGGTCTTCACCGCGCGCGCCGCCGACATCGCCCGCAACATCGACCTGCTCGACGCCGGTCTTCCCCTCGAGCGTCAGGTGCGCTGA